The stretch of DNA GCGTGGGACCACGCGGCGGGGCTGCTGCTCGTGGCCGAGGCCGGAGGCGGCAATCGGACCGTCGCCGGTGAGCCCTTCCGGATCGAGGGCGGGAACGCCCTGCCGTTCACGGCAGGCCGGGACGCCGCCACGGTCGACCGGGTGGTGGAGTTGCTGTCGGCCGCAGTCTGATCTGCGGGGCACCGCGCGGTGTCTCCAGACTGAAGCGCACGGTGGTGACCTCGAACTCCGTGACGGTGCCGACGACCGGCCAGTCGTCAGGGGCGAGCGGCAGAGTCCCTTGGGGGAGCGGGCCGCCGTTTCCGGTGCCATGGTGTTGCGGTGGTGGCGGGCGCGTTCCCACGCAGCCTCGAAGGCTCGAACTTGTCGAGGGCCCAGGCCAGTTCGTCGCGCGAGGCCGCCACGGAAGCCGGCCCTTCCGGGCCGCGGAACGACGCCTGGCGTACGGGGACCGCGTCGTCCCCCGTCTCGAACCAGTCGTCCGAGTCCGCGTCAGCGCGGCGGAACCAGTACGTCACCCGTCAGAGGCTACCCGCGCCCACGGCGCTGTCGGTGGCCCGGCCTATCCTGGGCGGCAGAGGCCATCGGCTGACAAAGGAGTCCGAAGGTGCCGTCGATGCTTGATGCCGTCATCGTGGGGGCGGGACCGAACGGTCTGACCGCTGCCGTCGAGCTGGCCCGCCGCGGCTTCTCGGTGGCCGTGTTCGAGGCCAGGGACACCGTCGGCGGCGGGGCGAGGACCGAGGAGCTGACGCTTCCCGGGTTCCGGCACGACCCCTGTTCCGCCGCGCATCCGCTGGGCATCAACTCGCCCGTGTTCCGCACCATGCCCCTCGACCGGTACGGCCTTGACTGGCTCCAGCCGAAGCTGCCCATGGCGCACCCCTTCACGGACGGCAGCGCCGCCGTCCTCTCCCGCTCCGTCGCCGAGACCGCCGCCTCGTTCGGGCCGCGCGACGCGGGGGCGTACAGACGGCTCGTCGACCCCTTCGTCAGCAAGTGGGACGACCTCCTGCGGGACTTCATGGCGCTGCCGTCGACCGCGCTGCCGCGCGACCCCGTGGGCCTCGCGCGCTTCGGCCTCGCCGGTCTTCCGCCCTCCACCTGGCTGATGCGGCGCTTCCGCGACGACCGGGCCCGCGCCCTGTTCTCCGGGCTCGTCGCCCACGTCATCGCACCGCTCGGCGGGATCGCCACCGGCGCCGTCGGCATGGTCTTCGCGCTGGCCGCGCACGCCCGTGGCTGGCCGGTCGCCCGAGGCGGCTCACAGTCGATCTCGGACGCGCTCACCGCGTATCTGAAGGACCTCGGCGGCGCGGTCCACACGGACTACGAGGTCAAGCGGCTCGACGACCTGCCGCCGGCGCGCGCATACATCTTCGACACCTCGCCCACCGCCCTCGCCCGGATCGCCGGCCTGGGGCGCAGCTATGAGCGCTATCGCTACGGCGCGAGCGTCTTCAAGGTCGACTACGCCCTCGACGGGCCCGTCCCGTGGACGGCGAAGGAGGCCCGGGTGGCGGGCACCGTGCAGGTCGGGGGCAGCAGTGCCGAGATCGGCGCCGCGCTGCACGCCGCGTCCCGTGAGAACCGCGCGCCCGACCCGCCGTTCCTGATCACCGTGCAGCCCAGCCTCGTCGATCCGTCCCGTGCGCCTGCGGGCAAGCAGGTCTTCTGGGCGTACGGCCATGTGCCGAACGGCTGGGACGGCGACCTCACCGACGCGATCGAGCGCCAGCTGGAGCGTTTTGCCCCCGGCTTCCGTGACCGCGTCCTCGCCCGTGCCACCGCGGGCCCGCCCGAGTTGGCCGCCCGCAACGCCAACTACGTGGGCGGTGACATCGCCTGCGGCGCCGCCAGCGGTCTCCAGCTGCTGCTCCGCCCCAAGATCTCCCTCTTTCCGTACGGCACCGCGCACCCGGCCGTGTTCATCTGCTCGTCCGCGACGCCGCCGGGACCCGGCGTGCACGGCATGTCGGGACACAACGCGGCGAAGGCGGTGTGGCGGAGGCTTCGGGTGGCGTGAGGAGCCTTGGGCGGCTGCGGGGGCGGGGGCTGTACCGGTTCCCCCGCAGCCTTTCCTGCACGAACGAGCCTTTCCCACCCACCCGCCCGATTACCCCGCAGCACCAGCCTGAACGAACAAGCCTTTCCCGCCCACCCGCCCGATTGCCCTGCGGTGCCAGTCTGACCGAACGAGCTTTCCTGCCCACCCCCCTGCAGCCACCTCCATGTCGGATTCTCGCCAGCCACCCCCGCCCCCCATGCCCGATGCTTGACGCATGGCAACCACCACCGCCACCGTCACCGCCCCGGCCCCGCCCGGCATGCACACCGACTCCGAGCGCTGCGTGCGTGCCGTGCAGTCGAAGGATGCCCGGTTCGACGGGTGGTTCTACACCGCGGTGCTCACCACCCGCATCTACTGCCGCCCCAGCTGCCCCGTGGTCCCCCCGAAGCCCGAGAACATGAGCTTCTACCCGAGCGCGGCAGCCTGCCAGCAGGAAGGGTTCCGGGCCTGCAAGCGGTGCCGGCCGGACAGCAGCCCGGGTTCCCCCGAGTGGAATCAGCGCGCCGACCTCGTGGCCCGCGCGATGCGGCTCATAGCGGACGGGGTCGTCGACCGCGACGGCGTACCCGGCCTCGCAACCCGCCTCGGCTACAGCACCCGCCAAGTGGAACGGCAGCTCCTCGCGGAACTCGGCGCGGGGCCCCTCGCCCTGGCCAGGGCCCAGCGCGCACAGACCGCCCGCCTCCTCATCGAGACGACCCCCCTGCCCATGGCGGAAATCGCCTTCGCGGCGGGCTTCTCCTCGATCCGCACCTTCAACGACACCGTCCGCGAAGTCTTCGCCCTGGCCCCCGGCGAACTGCGGGCCCGCGCTCCGAAGGCCCCCACCAAGGCGTCCGGCGCGCTCTCGCTCCGCCTCCCCTTCCGTGCCCCGCTCAACCCCGACAACCTCTTCGGCCACCTCATCGCCACCGCCGTACCGGGTGTCGAGGAGTGGCGCGACGGCGCGTACCGCCGCACTCTCCGCCTCCCCTACGGCCACGGAGTCGTCGCCCTCACCCCCGCCCCGGACCACATCGCCTGCCGCCTCAGCCTCACCGACATGCGCGACCTCACGATCGCCATCAGCCGCTGCCGCCGCATGCTCGACCTGGACGCGGACCCGGTCGCGGTGGACGGCCAGCTGAGCGCCGACCCGCTGCTCGCGCCCCTCGTGGCCAAGGCACCGGGGCGCCGCGTGCCGCGCACGGTCGACGAGGCGGAGTTCGCCGTACGCGCGGTACTCGGCCAGCAGGTCTCCACGGCCGCCGCCCGCACCCACGCCGCACGCCTGGTCACCGCGCACGGCGAACCGATCGACGACCCCGAGGGCGGCCTCACCCACCTCTTCCCGGCGCCGGAAGCCCTGGCCGCGCTCGACCCCGAGGCACTCGCGCTGCCGCGCAGCCGCCGCACCACCCTGACCACGCTCGTACGCCACCTCGCCGACGGATCACTCCGGCTCGGCGTGGAGAGCGGCTGGGAGGAGGCCCGCGCCCGGCTCACCGAACTGCCCGGCTTCGGCCCCTGGACGGTCGAGGTCATCGCGATGCGGGCACTCGGCGACCCCGACGCCTTCCTCCCCACCGACCTCGGAATCCGCCGCGCGGCACAGGAACTCGGCCTGCCGCACACCCCGGCGGCGCTCACCGCTCGGGCCGCGGCCTGGCGCCCCTGGCGCGCGTACGCGGTCCAGTACCTGTGGGCCACCGACACCCACCCCATCAACGCCATCCCGGCCTGAGTGCCGGTCCGAGAGGACAAGCCCCATGCACCGCCAGCACACCCTCATCGAAAGTCCCTACGGCCCCCTGACCCTCGTCGCCACCGACGGCGTCCTCAGCGGCCTCTACATGACGGAGCAGCGCCACCGCCCACCCGAGGAGACCTTCGGCGACCGCGACGCGAGCCCGTTCGGCGAGACGATCAGCCAGCTGGAGGCGTACTTCACGGGGGAGTTGAGGGAGTTCGACCTGCCGATGCGCCTCGACGGCACGCCGTTCCAGCGCACCGTCTGGCAGCAGCTTCAACTGATCCCGTACGGCGAGACCCGTACGTACGGCGAGCTCGCGGCCATGCTGGGCAAGCCCAACGCCTCACGCGCGGTCGGCCTGGCCAACGGCAAGAACCCGATCGGGGTCATCGTCCCCTGCCACCGGGTGATCGGGGCGGGCGGCTCCCTGACCGGCTACGGCGGCGGACTCGACCGCAAGCAGCGGCTGTTGGCCTTCGAGGGCGCGACCCCGGGCAGCGAGGACGCACTCTTCTGAACCCTCAGCACCCTCAGCCGGCCCGCAGCCCGTTCTCCAGCTCCACGGTCCCCGTCCCCGCATCGAGGGCCTCAAGCCCGGCCCGCACCCGCAGCCCCAGCTCATGGGGGAGGAACTCCGGAAGGTCCTCGCGGGCCACCAGGCGCCAGGAGAGCAGTTCCTCCTCCTGGAGCCTGATCGACTTCAGCTGGTCGTCGCCGAGCACCCCGCCGTCGTAGAGATAGGCGACCAGCGGAGGCCGCGCCGTACCCGGCACCCAGTCCACCGCGAGCAGTGCTCCCAGCTCGACATCAAGACCGATCTCCTCGGCGGTCTCGCGGCGCGCCCCCTGCCGCGGTGTCTCGCCTCCGTCCGACTCGACGGTGCCGCCGGGCAGCGCCCACCCCTCGCGGTAGTTGGGCTCGACGAGCAGCACCCGCCCCTCGGAGTCCCGGAAGAGCGCGGCGGCCCCGGCGATGACGCGGGGGAGGCCCGCGATGTACGTGGCGTAGTCCTGAAGGGTCATTTGGAAAGGGTAGACAGCTCCACGGTCCGTGCCGCGAGTTCGCTGATCCGCGCCCCGTCGAAACCGAACACCGCACTGCGCACCCGGTCTTCGAGAGGCTCCTGCCACTGAGCGGGGATCGCCTTGGCCCCGCACAGCACCCCCGCGAAGGACCCGGCGGTCGCGCCGTTCGAGTCGGTGTCGAGGCCGCCGCGCACCGTCAGGGCGATGGTCCGGGTGAAGTCGCCGTCGCCGTAGAGGAGTCCGGCGGTCAGGACGGCCGAGTTCGGCACCGCGTGGACCCAGCCGAGCCCGGCGGTCTCCGACTCGGTGGTGGCCAGCGTCTCCTCCCAGCTGAGCCCGGCCTCGTGCAGCGTGACGACCCGGCGCACCGTACGGGCGAGCCGGCAGCTCGACGGGATGACGCCGAAGGCCGCGTCGAGCGCGGCGCGCGGCGTCGCCGCCGAGAAGGCCGCCGATACGAGCGCCGCCGCCCACATCGCCCCGTAGACGCCGTTGCCGGTGTGCGAGAGCACGGCGTCGCGGCGGGCGAGGGCGGCCGCGCGGCGCGGGGCTCCGGGGTTGGTCCAGCCGAAGATGTCGGCGCGGATGAGGGCGCCGATCCACTCCTGGCAGGAGTTCTCGTAGGTCGCGGTGAGCGGCGGCTTGAGCCCGTTCACGAGATTCCGGTACGCGGCGCGCTCCGCGGTGAACGTCTGCAGATAGGGGAGGCGCAGCAGCCACAGCTCGCCGACCTGTTCGGTGCTGAACGTGAACCCGTGCGTCTCCAGAAGGTGCATTCCGAGGATCGCGTAGTCGACGTCGTCGTCGCGGCAGCTGCCGTGCACCCTGCCGCGGATGCACTGCTGCCACTCGGGCCGCAGCTGGAACTCCTCGACCCAGGAAGGGGGTTCGGGCAGGTAGTCGGTGAGCGGCAGCGCGTCGGCCTGCCGCAGATAGCGCTCGATGCGCTCACGCGTCCAGTAGTCGCCCCGCTCGATGGGTTTGCCGAGCATGTTGCCCGCGATCCGCCCGATCCAGCCGCCGAGTACGCGGTCGGCGAGGACACGTTCGGCGAGTTCCGTATGCGCTGGGGTCATGCGTCCGGTTTACCGAATTCGGGGCGGTTGTGCGCGGTCTACGTGACCGGTTCGACGCGGAGCGTGAGACGTTTGTCTGGTTCTCGTCCGGGCGCCGATCCGGGCCGCTGATCCGAGCCGGGCTTCCGAAGGTCGCTGATCGATCATTTCTGCGATCATGCTGCGCCGCGATGTGGTGATTTACGGCGACTTAAGGAGGGAAGGGGAGCCTCCGAAATGCGGGCGGCCATGGGCAGGCGGCCCCTCCTCCGGTTATGGTCGCAGCGGCGCGACTGCCTTGACGCGAGCAAGGCCCGGAAAGCAAGGGGATGCAAGGTGGCGGACGCTGCTGGGACGGCGGGGCATGTGCTCATCGCCGCGGACAAGTTCAAGGGCTCACTCACGGCCGTGCAGGTCGCGGAGCGGGTGACGGCCGGGCTTCGCCGTGTCGCTCCGCAGGTGGAGGTGGAAGCCTTGCCGGTGGCCGACGGCGGCGACGGCACGGTCGCCGCGGCCGTCGCGGCCGGTTTCGAGCGCCGTGAGGTGCGGGTGACGGGGCCGCTCGGCGACAAGGTCACCGCGGCATACGCGCTGCGGGACGGAACCGCGGTGGTGGAGATGGCGGAGGCGTCGGGCCTCCAGCTGCTGCCCGAGGGCGTCTTCGCGCCGCTCACGTCCACGACGTACGGCTCCGGGGAGCTGCTGCGCGCCGCGCTCGACGCGGGGGCGCGGACCATCGTCTTCGGCGTCGGAGGCAGTGCGACGACGGACGGCGGTGCCGGCATGCTGGCCGCGCTCGGCGCGGTCTTCCTGGACGCGGACGGGGCGCCGGTGGCGCCGGGGGGCGGGCCGCTGGCCTCGCTGGCCACGGCGGACCTTTCCGAACTCGACGAGCGGTTCGCCTCGGTCGACCTGGTCCTGGCCAGCGACGTGGACAACCCGCTGACCGGACCGAAGGGCGCTCCGGCGGTGTACGGGCCGCAGAAGGGGGCGACCCCGGAGGACGTCGCCGAGCTGGACGCGGCCCTCGCGCACTTTGCGCGGGTGCTCTCCGATTCGGTGGGCTCCTCCGCCTTGGAGTACGCGGAGTCTCCGGGAGCCGGAGCGGCGGGTGGCATCGGCTACGGCGCCCTCGTCGGGCTCGGCGCGAGCTTCCGCCCCGGGATCGAGGTCATGCTGGACGTCCTCGGCTTCGCGCCGGCGCTTGCGCGGGCCTCGCTGGTGATCACGGGGGAGGGCTCGCTGGACGAGCAGACCCTGCACGGCAAGGCCCCCGCCGGTGTCGCGGCGGCGGGCC from Streptomyces sp. BA2 encodes:
- a CDS encoding phytoene desaturase family protein, whose protein sequence is MLDAVIVGAGPNGLTAAVELARRGFSVAVFEARDTVGGGARTEELTLPGFRHDPCSAAHPLGINSPVFRTMPLDRYGLDWLQPKLPMAHPFTDGSAAVLSRSVAETAASFGPRDAGAYRRLVDPFVSKWDDLLRDFMALPSTALPRDPVGLARFGLAGLPPSTWLMRRFRDDRARALFSGLVAHVIAPLGGIATGAVGMVFALAAHARGWPVARGGSQSISDALTAYLKDLGGAVHTDYEVKRLDDLPPARAYIFDTSPTALARIAGLGRSYERYRYGASVFKVDYALDGPVPWTAKEARVAGTVQVGGSSAEIGAALHAASRENRAPDPPFLITVQPSLVDPSRAPAGKQVFWAYGHVPNGWDGDLTDAIERQLERFAPGFRDRVLARATAGPPELAARNANYVGGDIACGAASGLQLLLRPKISLFPYGTAHPAVFICSSATPPGPGVHGMSGHNAAKAVWRRLRVA
- a CDS encoding AlkA N-terminal domain-containing protein gives rise to the protein MHTDSERCVRAVQSKDARFDGWFYTAVLTTRIYCRPSCPVVPPKPENMSFYPSAAACQQEGFRACKRCRPDSSPGSPEWNQRADLVARAMRLIADGVVDRDGVPGLATRLGYSTRQVERQLLAELGAGPLALARAQRAQTARLLIETTPLPMAEIAFAAGFSSIRTFNDTVREVFALAPGELRARAPKAPTKASGALSLRLPFRAPLNPDNLFGHLIATAVPGVEEWRDGAYRRTLRLPYGHGVVALTPAPDHIACRLSLTDMRDLTIAISRCRRMLDLDADPVAVDGQLSADPLLAPLVAKAPGRRVPRTVDEAEFAVRAVLGQQVSTAAARTHAARLVTAHGEPIDDPEGGLTHLFPAPEALAALDPEALALPRSRRTTLTTLVRHLADGSLRLGVESGWEEARARLTELPGFGPWTVEVIAMRALGDPDAFLPTDLGIRRAAQELGLPHTPAALTARAAAWRPWRAYAVQYLWATDTHPINAIPA
- a CDS encoding methylated-DNA--[protein]-cysteine S-methyltransferase; its protein translation is MHRQHTLIESPYGPLTLVATDGVLSGLYMTEQRHRPPEETFGDRDASPFGETISQLEAYFTGELREFDLPMRLDGTPFQRTVWQQLQLIPYGETRTYGELAAMLGKPNASRAVGLANGKNPIGVIVPCHRVIGAGGSLTGYGGGLDRKQRLLAFEGATPGSEDALF
- a CDS encoding NUDIX domain-containing protein, which gives rise to MTLQDYATYIAGLPRVIAGAAALFRDSEGRVLLVEPNYREGWALPGGTVESDGGETPRQGARRETAEEIGLDVELGALLAVDWVPGTARPPLVAYLYDGGVLGDDQLKSIRLQEEELLSWRLVAREDLPEFLPHELGLRVRAGLEALDAGTGTVELENGLRAG
- a CDS encoding ADP-ribosylglycohydrolase family protein, translating into MTPAHTELAERVLADRVLGGWIGRIAGNMLGKPIERGDYWTRERIERYLRQADALPLTDYLPEPPSWVEEFQLRPEWQQCIRGRVHGSCRDDDVDYAILGMHLLETHGFTFSTEQVGELWLLRLPYLQTFTAERAAYRNLVNGLKPPLTATYENSCQEWIGALIRADIFGWTNPGAPRRAAALARRDAVLSHTGNGVYGAMWAAALVSAAFSAATPRAALDAAFGVIPSSCRLARTVRRVVTLHEAGLSWEETLATTESETAGLGWVHAVPNSAVLTAGLLYGDGDFTRTIALTVRGGLDTDSNGATAGSFAGVLCGAKAIPAQWQEPLEDRVRSAVFGFDGARISELAARTVELSTLSK
- a CDS encoding glycerate kinase, whose product is MLIAADKFKGSLTAVQVAERVTAGLRRVAPQVEVEALPVADGGDGTVAAAVAAGFERREVRVTGPLGDKVTAAYALRDGTAVVEMAEASGLQLLPEGVFAPLTSTTYGSGELLRAALDAGARTIVFGVGGSATTDGGAGMLAALGAVFLDADGAPVAPGGGPLASLATADLSELDERFASVDLVLASDVDNPLTGPKGAPAVYGPQKGATPEDVAELDAALAHFARVLSDSVGSSALEYAESPGAGAAGGIGYGALVGLGASFRPGIEVMLDVLGFAPALARASLVITGEGSLDEQTLHGKAPAGVAAAGRAAGVEVVAVCGRLALPAEALGKAGIRRAYALTDVEPDVARCIAEAGPILETVAEGIARDFLS